In a genomic window of bacterium:
- a CDS encoding DUF5989 family protein, giving the protein MFDLIKDLWAFLKERKKFWLLPIILVLLLLGVLIVLTQGSAIASFIYTLF; this is encoded by the coding sequence ATGTTTGATCTGATAAAAGACCTCTGGGCGTTCCTCAAGGAGCGCAAGAAGTTCTGGCTTCTGCCCATCATCCTGGTACTGCTGCTTCTGGGGGTGCTCATCGTCCTCACTCAGGGTTCAGCCATAGCCTCATTCATTTACACCCTTTTCTAG
- a CDS encoding DUF6492 family protein — MAIRSLQTFSRPEKIYVITASRNFEYFGMLKGKGPPLVMIDEDKLIEGIDIGTLREYFTRRGADPARAGWYFQQFLKMSMCHLPEVSNHYLIWDSDTIMLQPLSFFNPDGTPLMNPADRYHQPYFDTIRKLLLIDRLVDFSFISEHLMVRKEYMQQLIDVISQKGGTGSWPMTILDLVEDEHLSAMGFSEFEIYGNFVQRRYPGSYAIRKLRSLRSGAKRTGPVPGPKDLYLFSRKYDYVSFEVWTRPLKWKFLSWKVETVFRYAVASLTGLFSRRVAGRLKMISNMLE; from the coding sequence ATGGCTATCAGGTCACTGCAGACCTTTTCCAGACCCGAAAAAATCTATGTGATCACAGCATCCCGGAACTTTGAATACTTCGGGATGCTGAAAGGAAAAGGGCCGCCCCTCGTGATGATCGATGAGGATAAACTCATCGAGGGGATCGATATCGGTACCCTCAGGGAATATTTTACCCGCAGGGGAGCGGATCCCGCCAGGGCGGGCTGGTACTTCCAGCAATTCCTCAAAATGTCCATGTGTCATCTCCCGGAGGTGTCCAATCATTACCTCATCTGGGACAGCGATACGATCATGCTTCAGCCTTTATCCTTTTTCAACCCTGACGGGACACCCCTCATGAACCCCGCCGACAGGTACCACCAACCCTATTTTGACACCATCAGGAAACTTCTGCTTATCGATCGGCTGGTTGATTTTTCCTTTATTTCAGAGCACCTGATGGTCAGAAAAGAGTACATGCAGCAATTGATAGATGTGATCAGCCAAAAGGGGGGCACCGGCAGCTGGCCCATGACCATCCTCGACCTGGTGGAGGATGAACACCTCAGTGCAATGGGTTTCAGCGAATTCGAGATCTATGGCAACTTTGTCCAACGGCGTTATCCCGGCAGCTACGCAATAAGGAAACTCAGGTCATTGAGGTCCGGCGCCAAGAGGACCGGTCCAGTGCCGGGCCCGAAAGACCTGTACCTTTTTTCGAGAAAATACGATTATGTCAGCTTCGAGGTGTGGACAAGGCCGTTGAAGTGGAAGTTTCTGAGTTGGAAGGTGGAAACCGTCTTTCGCTATGCTGTCGCCTCCCTCACCGGGCTTTTCTCCAGGCGGGTCGCCGGCAGATTGAAGATGATCTCCAACATGTTAGAGTGA
- a CDS encoding SxtJ family membrane protein, with amino-acid sequence MEGRTGLAGKPGTGLTMEVNDRPDNKELRNFGLTSAIIVVLLFGLGLPWLRGHGWPRWPWYLSGALGVAGLAAPAALGPVYRVWMKFGHIMGRVNSTIILTVVFFVVFTPVGLIMRILNRDILNRKFDKETDSYRVASQPSNTKKLERPF; translated from the coding sequence ATGGAAGGAAGAACGGGACTGGCGGGAAAACCTGGAACTGGATTGACAATGGAAGTGAACGACCGGCCAGACAACAAGGAGCTGAGAAACTTCGGCCTTACCTCTGCCATCATCGTGGTCCTGCTGTTCGGATTGGGTCTGCCCTGGCTGCGAGGCCACGGGTGGCCCCGCTGGCCGTGGTACCTGAGCGGCGCCCTCGGGGTAGCAGGACTTGCAGCTCCTGCGGCCCTGGGTCCGGTTTACAGGGTGTGGATGAAGTTCGGCCACATCATGGGCCGCGTAAATTCTACCATTATACTGACCGTCGTATTCTTCGTCGTCTTCACTCCGGTCGGGCTCATCATGAGGATCCTGAACCGGGACATACTGAATCGGAAGTTCGACAAGGAGACGGACAGCTACAGGGTTGCCAGCCAACCCTCCAACACAAAGAAACTGGAGAGACCCTTCTGA
- a CDS encoding carbamoyltransferase C-terminal domain-containing protein, whose translation MSAAGHHQSHAASAFYPSPFARAAVLCLDGVGEGATTTVWKGEGNWIEPLWEIGFPHSLGLLYSAFTYYLGFRVNSGEYKVMGLAPYGEPRFVDTIRTHMVDIKPDGTFRLDMKYFNYITGLTMTSEKFHRLLGEPPRKPESLLSQFHMDVARSIQEVIEEIVLLLGKTVFRETGERYLCMGGGVALNCVANGRLLREGPFEDIWIQPAAGDAGGALGACLAIWHQYHNNPRQCDGTHDSMFGSYLGPRFTDTAITGQLDPLGAVFSRLDDPELMDRLAGILEDGKIIGWFQGRMEFGPRALGSRSILGDPRNKAMQSVMNLKIKFRESFRPFAPSVMAERVSDYFDIDRPSPYMLLVAPVREDRRLPMTGEQNRLFGIEKLNVPRSQIPAVTHVDYSARIQTVHEDTNPRYHDILWAFEERTGCPVLVNTSFNVRGEPIVGSPADAYTCFIRTDMDCLVVENFLLMKEDQPVWKEERDWRENLELD comes from the coding sequence GTGAGTGCTGCCGGCCACCACCAGTCCCACGCCGCATCCGCTTTTTACCCGAGCCCCTTTGCCAGGGCCGCGGTCCTGTGTCTGGACGGCGTTGGCGAAGGGGCGACAACCACCGTCTGGAAAGGTGAAGGGAATTGGATCGAACCGCTTTGGGAGATCGGTTTTCCGCACTCCCTGGGACTTCTCTATTCAGCGTTCACCTACTACCTCGGTTTCAGGGTTAATTCGGGGGAATACAAGGTCATGGGCCTGGCCCCCTATGGAGAACCGCGTTTTGTCGATACAATACGCACCCACATGGTCGACATCAAGCCGGACGGGACCTTTCGGCTGGACATGAAATACTTCAACTACATCACCGGCCTGACCATGACCAGCGAAAAGTTCCACCGCCTTCTGGGCGAACCGCCTCGTAAACCGGAATCTTTATTGAGCCAGTTCCACATGGATGTTGCCCGCTCCATCCAGGAGGTCATTGAGGAGATCGTCCTGCTCCTCGGCAAAACTGTTTTCAGGGAAACAGGGGAGAGGTACCTGTGCATGGGCGGCGGTGTCGCTTTGAACTGCGTGGCGAACGGACGACTGCTCAGAGAGGGCCCCTTTGAGGACATCTGGATCCAACCCGCCGCTGGCGATGCTGGGGGCGCCCTTGGAGCCTGCCTTGCCATCTGGCACCAGTACCACAACAACCCCAGACAGTGTGATGGAACACATGATTCCATGTTCGGGTCGTACCTGGGGCCGCGTTTTACGGACACGGCAATAACCGGGCAGCTTGACCCCTTGGGGGCCGTATTCTCAAGATTGGATGATCCGGAGCTCATGGATCGCCTTGCCGGGATTCTGGAAGATGGCAAGATCATCGGGTGGTTTCAGGGCCGCATGGAGTTCGGCCCCAGAGCTCTGGGAAGCCGTTCCATCCTGGGGGATCCCCGCAACAAGGCCATGCAGTCAGTCATGAACCTGAAGATCAAGTTCAGGGAATCTTTCCGCCCCTTCGCCCCCTCGGTAATGGCTGAAAGGGTCTCCGATTATTTCGACATAGACAGACCGAGCCCTTACATGCTGCTTGTCGCTCCAGTCCGTGAAGACAGACGCCTGCCTATGACCGGGGAGCAGAACCGGCTTTTCGGCATCGAAAAACTCAATGTCCCCCGTTCCCAGATCCCCGCCGTTACCCATGTGGACTATTCAGCGCGCATTCAAACGGTGCACGAAGACACGAATCCGCGCTACCACGACATTCTTTGGGCCTTCGAGGAAAGGACAGGCTGCCCGGTACTTGTTAACACCTCTTTCAACGTTCGTGGTGAACCGATCGTGGGGTCCCCGGCGGATGCCTACACGTGTTTCATACGAACCGACATGGACTGCCTTGTGGTGGAGAACTTTTTATTGATGAAGGAAGACCAGCCGGTATGGAAGGAAGAACGGGACTGGCGGGAAAACCTGGAACTGGATTGA